A section of the Equus caballus isolate H_3958 breed thoroughbred chromosome 21, TB-T2T, whole genome shotgun sequence genome encodes:
- the LOC138919826 gene encoding spermatogenesis-associated protein 31E1-like: protein METPILRLQSIVATCLSSSAASWVIGTILRILYGLGLFLLFFPPSPKRNSPSQPTDKRRNVRKRQVEPRGRSSRSRKKRGALKAYRAGRKDLAEVGGLRSLSPSSPGRLSCKGCFHRLTSQASPGEACKTASARVRQPRGKPVQGAPLTTAPALSLALLTQRTLPWASTLPAEPPSALTTTPLRPVATSSAPAHSCWPFPNSGHGRVSCRVETFPSRWNTIQVLFFPVPSHFGSQQGPLSCHPPVASFWGGPTHREGETDSPSVANPDAQKLLETDITESMQTEVWEEEQDDPRTPQMLPAHTITSGLNFRWGLPLLPLGPAALEACEAQPSALPRSPLPPAATCDSGAPSKADSAHLTGKPLEPPPGDQVLTWTTKPSVPRLARPLPAPSPVCEENQKALGGTLPGDGSGPSEASLSGQEGRPPSPTFPRGLSERKGRGGTFVGAEQGRRGPTSGSPVAREEPREESRGGASPEPCRGVATLDGESGSQSRSQVGDVGDTLETKPLQPPPAKEEDPRDSPLRKMLRRLLPCLRPNKEEAPEEPLAKASPPQPPPRAGHGSHTARRRMAGLFRRHRQ, encoded by the exons atggaaactcctatcttacGTCTACAAAGCATTGTTGCTACCTGCTTGAGCTCCAGTGCcgcctcctgggtgattgggaccatcctccgcatcctgtatggactggggctcttcctcctgttcttccccccctcccccaagaggAATTCGCCCTCACAACCAACTGACAaaaggagaaacgtcaggaag cgtcaagtggagccgagagggaggagcagcaggagcaggaagaaaaggggagctttgaaag cttacagagctggccggaaggacctggcagaagtggggggcctgaggtccctttcgccaag ctccccggggaggctgtcttgtaaggggTGCTTCCATCGCTTGACATCTCAAGcctcccctggggaggcgtgcaagacagcgtctgctagagtccgccagccacgcgggaagcccgtgcaaggtgctcctctcaccacggctccagcactttccctggctcttctcacccagcgcactctaccttgggcctccaccctgccagcagaaCCGCCCTCGGCCCTGACCACCACTCCACTACGCCCTGTTGCCACGAGCTCGGCCCCAGCTCACTCgtgttggccatttcccaactcaggccacggccgcgtGAGCTGTCGCGTTGAAACGTTCCCCTCCCGCTGGAACACGATCCAGGTCTTGTTCTTCCCCGTGCCGTCGCACTTCGGGtcccagcaagggcccctgtcctgccacccaccagtggcctcattctggggaggccccacacatAGGGAGGGAGAGACCGACAGCCCCTCAGTCGCCAACCCTGACGCccagaagctgctcgagacagACATCACGGAGAGCATGCAAACGGAGGTCTGGGAAGAAGAACAAGACGATCCACGCACTCCTCAGATGCTCCCAGCACACACtatcacgtctgggctgaatttccgctggggcctacccctcctgcccttggggccTGCCGCTCTGgaagcatgtgaggctcaaccctcggcccttccacggtcccctctgccccccgcagcCACCTGTGATTCTGGGGCCCCCTCGAAAGCTGACTCTGCACACTTGAcgggaaaacctcttgagcctcctccggGTGACCAGGTCTTAACTTGGACGACCAAACCAtcagttcccaggctggcccgtcccctccctgctccctcacctgtgtgtgaggaaaatcagaaggccctgggagggaccctacctggcgatggcagtgggccctcagaagcctctctctcgggacaggagggccggccgccttctccaaCCTTCCCACGCGgcctctcagagagaaaagggcggggtgggaccttcgtgggggccgagcaaggccgtCGGGGGCCGACTTCAGGGTCCCCCGTGGCCAGGGAAGAGCCtcgggaggagagcaggggtggggcctcaccagagccctgccgcggggtggcaacactggacggggagtcagggtcccagtctcggAGCCAGGTCGGGGACGTGGGAGACACCCTCGAGACCAAACCCCTCCAGCCCCCGCCTGCAAAGGAAGAGGATCCTCGCGAcagccctctcagaaaaatgttgagacgcctcctgccctgcctgaggcccaacaaggaggaagcaccagaggagcccctcgcaaaggcaagcccgcctcagccaccgcccagagccgggcacgggtcacacacagctcggcgtcggatggcggggctgttcaggcgccatcgacagtga